One Engystomops pustulosus chromosome 7, aEngPut4.maternal, whole genome shotgun sequence DNA window includes the following coding sequences:
- the LOC140069124 gene encoding protein S100-A1-like isoform X1 produces MAYLLSAIRRIIDTFHRYSCRSGPCDKLDKAQFKSLIQTEFAEVIEDSGDPHTIEAILRAPAENNDGEIDFKEFLELVAKVAVAYFEAPRSKKGQISASQKGSMLHPSTSSKTCELTPKQD; encoded by the exons ATGGCCTATCTCCTGAGCGCCATCCGCAGGATCATCGACACCTTCCACCGCTACAGCTGCCGCAGCGGCCCTTGCGATAAACTGGACAAGGCGCAATTCAAGAGCCTCATCCAGACGGAGTTTGCAGAAGTGATTGAG GATTCCGGAGATCCCCACACAATTGAAGCTATACTGCGAGCACCTGCTGAAAACAATGATGGAGAGATTGACTTTAAGGAATTTTTAGAACTTGTAGCAAAAGTTGCTGTTGCTTATTTTGAAGCTCCGAGGTCCAAGAAAGGTCAGATCTCTGCATCCCAAAAAGGTTCAATGCTGCACCCATCAACATCCTCAAAAACATGTGAATTAACCCCAAAACAAGATTGA